In Nicotiana tabacum cultivar K326 chromosome 21, ASM71507v2, whole genome shotgun sequence, one DNA window encodes the following:
- the LOC142175357 gene encoding uncharacterized protein LOC142175357, whose protein sequence is MCAELEKNKQLHEELGRVKSDLEKSLKWTWSSNAITAMHTNNGGNMQGIGFQREKISYNPHSKYVTGTVKGCTLQWYMDSGCSRHMTGSTNDFLSLKVIQGGSVSFRNGKKGYILGLGRIGKTLSHSIENVYYVNGLKYGLLSVSQICDMGNKNGDLSCLSVVDNDAELWHRRLSHASFTSLNKLVRKNLVRGLPKSSFKDHKVASRGGKKYIFVIVDDYSRFTWTLFLRTKDETFEVFVSFVKKIQVKMGNDVACIRSDHGTEFDNAKFDEFCTENGEAIDLTNGKADIVSHVKKSSKDDAITPPFIGEEYGPLITPTEAENSVVDAIQVARMEAIRILITFASHMEFTLFQMDIKCAFLNGYLKEEVYVKQPPGFECHEHPEHVLKLDKALYGLKQAPRDWYERLSKFLLENGFTRGKIATLFF, encoded by the exons ATGTgtgctgagcttgagaaaaacaaacaacttcatGAAGAACTAGGAAGAGTGaagagtgatcttgaaaaatcactcaagtggacctggtcctctaaTGCTATCACTGCCATGCACACCAACAATGGGGGAAACATGCAGGGGATTGGGTTCCAAAGGGAAAAGATTTcctacaaccctcatagcaagtacgttACT ggaacagtgaaaggaTGCACCCtacaatggtacatggatagtggttgctcaaggcatatgactggaagtacaAATGATTTTCTTTCACTTAAGGTCatacaaggagggagtgtatcctttagAAATGGAAAGAAAGGATACATTCTGGGACTTGGAAGGATTGGGAAGACTCTCTCACACTCAATCGAAAATGTCTACTACGTGAATGGGTTGAAGTACGGCTTGCTAAGTGTTTCCCAAATTTGTGACATGGGAAACAAG AATGGTGATCTCAGCTGTCTGagtgttgttgataatgatgCTGAATTATGGCATAGGAGGCTGAGTCATGCAAGCTTCACGTCGCTGAACAAATTGGTCAGGAAGAACCTGGTTCGTGGCCTTCCAAAGTCAAGTTTCAAGGATCACaaa GTGGCAAGCAGGGGAGGAAAGAAATATATCTTCGTTATAGTTGACGATTACTCTAGATTTACCTGGACTCTGTTTctcagaaccaaggatgaaacctttGAAGTGTTTGTTTCCTTCGTCAAAAAGATTCAAGTGAAGATGGGTAATGATGTAGCTTGCATCAGGTCTGATCATGGGACAGAGtttgacaatgccaaatttgatgagttctgtACTGAAAATG GAGAAGCTATTGACCTGACAAATGGAAAAGCAGACATAGTGAGTCATGTAAAGAAATCCAGTAAAGATGATGCGATTACACCTCCATTTATTGGAGAGGAATATGGTCCCCTGATCACACCAACCGAAGCTGAAAATAGTGTTGTTGATGCAATCCAAG TTGCTCGAatggaagctattagaattctTATTAcatttgcatctcatatggagttCACACTATTCCAAATGGATATCAAATGTGCATTTCTAAATGGCTACCTGAAAGAAGAAGTTTACGTCAAGCAGCCTCCTGGATTTGAGTGTCACGAGCATCCTGAGCATGTACTCAAGCTGGACAAGGCATTGTATGGGCTAAAGCAGGCTCCCCGGGATTGGTATGAAAGGTTATCAAAGTTTcttctagaaaatggctttacaagagggaAAATTGCAACACTCTTTTTCTGA